From Novosphingobium decolorationis, one genomic window encodes:
- the lepB gene encoding signal peptidase I, with protein sequence MSETDSVPDTAPQPQAAKPDEKPKKDENFFAFLFWLVLGVVVLRSFIISPFNIPSESMLPRLLIGDYLFASKWSYGYSKYSLPFSAPLIPGRVFASQPERGDVVIFKAPPGNDLDYIKRVIGLPGDEIRMQGGQVILNGTPVPKERIDDFILPVTQNMRDSAKTEMRLPCVEPRFEIVRADGSSACRYPQYRETLPNGVSYNVLDMGPREKDNTGTYIVPEGHMFLMGDNRDNSLDSRFPPIEGGGIGIVPQENLVGKAALMMFSTDGSANWLLPWTWFTAARWNRIGGTF encoded by the coding sequence ATGAGCGAAACCGACAGCGTTCCCGACACGGCGCCCCAGCCCCAAGCGGCCAAGCCTGACGAAAAGCCCAAGAAGGACGAGAACTTCTTCGCGTTCCTGTTCTGGCTGGTCCTGGGCGTGGTCGTGCTGCGCAGCTTCATCATCTCGCCCTTCAACATTCCCAGCGAATCGATGCTGCCACGCCTGCTGATCGGGGATTACCTGTTCGCCTCGAAGTGGTCCTACGGCTACTCGAAGTACTCGCTGCCATTCAGCGCGCCGCTGATCCCGGGACGCGTCTTTGCCAGCCAGCCGGAACGCGGCGATGTCGTCATCTTCAAGGCGCCCCCGGGCAACGACCTCGACTATATCAAGCGCGTGATCGGCCTGCCCGGCGACGAAATCCGCATGCAGGGCGGCCAGGTCATCCTCAACGGCACGCCCGTGCCCAAGGAACGCATCGACGACTTCATCCTGCCCGTCACGCAGAACATGCGCGATTCCGCCAAGACGGAAATGCGCCTCCCCTGCGTCGAGCCGCGTTTCGAGATCGTGCGCGCCGATGGCTCGTCCGCCTGCCGCTACCCGCAGTACCGCGAAACGCTGCCCAACGGGGTCAGCTACAACGTGCTCGACATGGGCCCGCGCGAGAAGGACAACACCGGCACCTACATCGTGCCCGAAGGCCACATGTTCCTCATGGGTGACAACCGCGACAACTCGCTCGACAGCCGTTTCCCGCCGATCGAAGGCGGCGGCATCGGCATTGTCCCGCAGGAAAACCTGGTCGGCAAGGCCGCGCTGATGATGTTCTCGACCGACGGCTCGGCCAACTGGCTGCTGCCCTGGACCTGGTTCACGGCCGCGCGCTGGAACCGCATCGGTGGGACCTTCTGA
- the topA gene encoding type I DNA topoisomerase, whose amino-acid sequence MQLVIVESPAKAKTIEKYLGKDYKVLASYGHVRDLPPKDGSVRPDEGFEMDWELYGDKQKQVRAITDAAKEADRLILATDPDREGEAISWHVLELLKKRRALPKEVERVTFNAITKATVTKAMQEPRELDQDLIDAYLARRALDYLFGFTLSPVLWRKLPGAKSAGRVQSVALRLIVDREREIEAFKPQEYWSVAALMAHDGTDFTAKLVQFEGEKLDRLSLGEEGVAMRAKAAVENGAFKVENVETKPHRRNPQPPFTTSTLQQEAARKLGFSASQTMRVAQGLYEQGAITYMRTDGVQMDPSAIQDCRKAVADRYDGHFLPDKPRHYETKAKNAQEAHEAIRPTDFTKDKLGSGDAGRLYDLIFKRAMASQMASAQMERTTVTLRDGTGRTELRASGQVVKFPGFLAVYEEGQDNKSDDDDSGLLPFMKAGDMPAKKDVTAEQHFTQPPPRFSEASLVKRLEELGIGRPSTYAATIQVLKDRNYVRTEKNRFFAEESGRLLTSFLQRFFERYVAYDFTAGMEDELDDVSDGRQAWKDLLEAFWRDFKPKSDEIMELKPSDVTKELDTFLSDFLFPPKEDGSDPRQCPKCADGKLALRGGRYGAFIACSNYPECKFTRKFAQAGASGEQQDDQELGTHPETGEEILRKVGRFGPYIQMGEGKDAKRASIPKDIDELDLDWAVKLLSLPRTVGTHPETGEEIVANIGRYGPYLLHNGKYGKLKTTADVFETGMNAAVSILAEAAAGRGGGRTKAEPIKVLGKHPTSDGEMKVMSGRYGPYVTDGTYNATLPRDSKPEDLTDAEAIALIDAKAAKGPPKGKKKAPAKKKAPAKKAAPKKAAPKKAAAKKADEGEGEAAPKKAPAKKAAPKKTTAKKAPAKKADTAGEDQGDDVPWDA is encoded by the coding sequence ATGCAGCTTGTTATCGTCGAGTCACCCGCCAAGGCCAAAACCATCGAGAAGTATCTCGGCAAGGACTACAAGGTGCTCGCCAGCTACGGCCACGTCCGCGACCTGCCGCCCAAGGATGGCTCGGTCCGCCCGGACGAAGGCTTCGAGATGGACTGGGAGCTTTATGGCGACAAGCAGAAGCAGGTCCGCGCCATCACCGATGCGGCCAAGGAAGCCGACCGCCTGATTCTCGCGACTGACCCTGATCGCGAAGGCGAGGCCATTTCCTGGCACGTGCTGGAGCTTCTCAAGAAGCGCCGTGCGCTGCCCAAGGAGGTGGAGCGCGTCACGTTCAACGCAATCACCAAGGCGACCGTCACCAAGGCGATGCAGGAGCCGCGCGAGCTCGATCAGGACCTGATCGACGCCTACCTCGCGCGCCGTGCGCTGGACTACCTGTTCGGCTTCACGCTGTCGCCGGTGCTCTGGCGCAAGCTGCCCGGCGCCAAGTCGGCAGGCCGCGTGCAGTCGGTGGCGCTGCGCCTGATCGTGGACCGTGAGCGCGAGATCGAGGCGTTCAAGCCCCAGGAATACTGGTCGGTTGCGGCGCTGATGGCGCACGATGGTACGGACTTCACCGCCAAGCTCGTCCAGTTCGAGGGCGAGAAGCTCGACCGCCTGTCGCTGGGCGAGGAGGGCGTCGCGATGCGCGCCAAGGCGGCGGTCGAGAACGGCGCCTTCAAGGTCGAGAACGTCGAGACCAAGCCGCACCGCCGCAACCCGCAGCCGCCCTTCACCACCTCGACCCTGCAGCAGGAAGCCGCGCGCAAGCTCGGCTTCTCGGCCAGCCAGACCATGCGCGTGGCGCAGGGGCTCTACGAGCAGGGCGCGATCACTTACATGCGTACCGACGGCGTGCAGATGGACCCGAGCGCGATCCAGGACTGCCGCAAGGCCGTTGCGGACCGGTATGACGGGCATTTCCTCCCCGACAAGCCGCGCCACTACGAAACCAAGGCGAAGAACGCGCAGGAAGCCCACGAGGCGATCCGCCCGACGGACTTCACCAAGGACAAGCTGGGCTCGGGCGATGCGGGGCGTCTCTACGACCTCATCTTCAAGCGCGCGATGGCGAGCCAGATGGCCTCGGCACAGATGGAACGTACGACCGTCACTCTGCGTGATGGAACGGGCCGCACCGAACTGCGCGCCTCGGGCCAGGTCGTGAAGTTCCCGGGTTTCCTGGCCGTCTACGAGGAAGGCCAGGACAACAAGTCGGACGATGATGACAGCGGCCTGCTGCCCTTCATGAAGGCGGGCGACATGCCGGCCAAGAAGGACGTCACCGCCGAGCAGCACTTCACCCAGCCGCCGCCGCGCTTTTCCGAAGCCAGCCTCGTCAAGCGGCTGGAGGAGCTGGGCATCGGGCGCCCCTCGACCTACGCGGCGACGATCCAGGTCCTGAAGGACCGCAACTACGTGCGGACCGAAAAGAATCGTTTCTTCGCCGAGGAATCGGGCCGGCTTCTCACCTCGTTCCTGCAGCGCTTCTTCGAACGCTATGTCGCCTATGACTTCACGGCGGGCATGGAAGATGAACTCGACGACGTCTCGGACGGCCGCCAGGCCTGGAAGGACCTGCTCGAAGCGTTCTGGCGCGACTTCAAGCCCAAGTCCGACGAGATCATGGAGCTGAAGCCCTCGGACGTGACCAAGGAGCTGGACACGTTCCTGTCCGACTTCCTGTTCCCGCCCAAGGAGGATGGCTCCGACCCGCGCCAGTGCCCCAAGTGTGCGGACGGCAAGCTGGCGCTGCGCGGCGGTCGCTACGGGGCGTTCATCGCCTGCTCGAACTACCCCGAGTGCAAGTTCACCCGCAAGTTCGCGCAGGCCGGTGCCAGCGGCGAACAGCAGGACGATCAGGAACTGGGCACCCACCCCGAGACGGGCGAGGAGATCCTGCGCAAGGTCGGGCGCTTCGGTCCCTACATCCAGATGGGTGAGGGCAAGGACGCCAAGCGCGCCTCGATCCCCAAGGACATCGACGAGCTCGATCTGGACTGGGCTGTCAAGCTGCTGAGCCTGCCGCGCACGGTCGGCACGCACCCCGAAACGGGTGAGGAAATTGTCGCAAACATCGGTCGTTATGGGCCGTACCTCTTGCACAACGGCAAGTACGGCAAGCTCAAGACTACTGCGGATGTGTTCGAGACGGGCATGAACGCAGCGGTCTCGATCCTGGCTGAGGCGGCCGCGGGCCGGGGCGGCGGGCGCACCAAGGCCGAGCCGATCAAGGTCCTGGGCAAGCACCCCACCAGCGACGGCGAGATGAAGGTCATGTCGGGCCGCTATGGCCCCTACGTGACCGACGGCACCTACAACGCCACGCTCCCGCGCGACAGCAAGCCCGAGGACCTGACCGACGCCGAGGCCATCGCCCTGATCGACGCGAAGGCCGCCAAGGGCCCGCCCAAGGGCAAGAAGAAGGCACCGGCGAAGAAGAAGGCCCCCGCCAAGAAGGCCGCGCCGAAGAAGGCCGCGCCGAAGAAGGCCGCGGCGAAGAAGGCGGACGAGGGTGAGGGCGAAGCTGCGCCCAAGAAGGCTCCGGCAAAGAAGGCGGCCCCGAAAAAGACGACGGCCAAGAAAGCCCCGGCGAAGAAGGCTGATACAGCGGGCGAGGATCAGGGCGACGATGTGCCCTGGGACGCGTAA
- a CDS encoding SGNH/GDSL hydrolase family protein — protein MTFFSRAGRLELAALLTAACALSMSAAQAQTKAPVRVEPTTPEPVVTLEAPPPPEPVSLEGERYVAMGSSFSAGPGLRPAKPGPYPRCGQSQNNYPTLLAERFGLNLTDRTCSGAMTTNILGPWKEIAPQIEAVTPQTRLVTITIGGNDLNYIGNLFSATCHFRNANRAPGAKPRTCNAVRTPQNVDYARVEMQMNEIIRRVRSQAPRAQIVLVQYLTPLPPAGQLCEATPVSPEHAAIVRTIGKRLGEITDKIARERGVLVVEMNIASKGHTPCDGENAWMIGSPAGYDGSLGLQWHLNLAGMRATAQDISWWLINSGIKEINPPAYDDAPEVQSQDSAAAIG, from the coding sequence ATGACGTTCTTTTCCCGCGCGGGCCGCCTTGAGCTGGCCGCGCTGCTTACCGCTGCCTGCGCGCTTTCGATGAGTGCGGCCCAGGCCCAGACGAAGGCGCCCGTGCGTGTCGAACCGACTACGCCCGAACCTGTCGTCACTCTCGAGGCTCCCCCGCCGCCCGAACCCGTGAGCCTGGAAGGCGAGCGCTACGTAGCGATGGGCTCCTCGTTCTCGGCGGGGCCGGGCCTGCGCCCGGCCAAGCCCGGCCCTTATCCGCGTTGCGGGCAGAGCCAGAACAACTATCCCACGCTCCTTGCCGAGCGCTTCGGGCTGAACCTGACCGACCGCACCTGCTCGGGTGCGATGACGACGAACATCTTGGGCCCGTGGAAGGAAATCGCCCCCCAGATCGAGGCGGTCACGCCCCAGACCCGACTGGTGACGATCACCATCGGCGGCAACGATCTCAACTACATCGGCAACCTGTTCTCGGCGACCTGCCACTTCCGCAACGCAAACCGCGCTCCTGGAGCCAAGCCGCGCACGTGCAACGCCGTGCGCACGCCCCAGAACGTCGACTACGCGCGCGTCGAAATGCAGATGAACGAGATCATCCGCCGTGTGCGCAGCCAGGCCCCGCGAGCGCAGATCGTGCTCGTCCAGTACCTGACCCCGCTGCCCCCTGCTGGGCAGCTGTGCGAGGCGACGCCTGTCAGCCCCGAACACGCCGCCATCGTGCGCACCATCGGCAAGCGCCTTGGCGAGATTACCGACAAGATCGCCCGCGAACGCGGTGTCCTGGTCGTGGAAATGAACATTGCCTCGAAGGGGCACACCCCGTGCGATGGCGAAAACGCCTGGATGATCGGTTCACCGGCGGGCTACGACGGGAGCCTGGGCCTCCAGTGGCACCTCAACCTCGCGGGCATGCGCGCAACCGCACAGGACATCTCGTGGTGGCTGATCAACAGCGGCATCAAGGAAATCAACCCGCCTGCGTACGACGATGCGCCTGAGGTACAGAGCCAGGACAGCGCGGCCGCAATCGGCTGA
- the pgi gene encoding glucose-6-phosphate isomerase: MTDAIWDALKGLAKPSLTELFDGDSQRLDKLSTRFELGEEETLGEIRFDWSKTHLDDAHIAAFEELAGAMDFAGRRAALFAGEIVNPTEGRAAEHTAQRGVGKEESVQLALDYHHKTAAIVEAILRGAMGEVKHLIHVGIGGSALGPALAVDALAEEGSLVDVHVVSNIDGVALERALRACDPQTTMLAIASKTFTTIETMTNAESVMNWFRENDVEDPYGRVVALTASPDKAVEWGVDETRILPFSESVGGRYSLWSSIGFPVAMALGWPDFAEFLAGAAAMDEHFRDTDGADNLPLRAAFADQYYTRLRGCQTRAVFAYDQRLALLPDYLQQLEMESNGKSVKADGTPVEGPTAPITWGGVGTDAQHAVFQLLHQGTNLVPVDFIACIAPGDDLAEDHHRILLSNCFAQGAALMAGKASDDAARAYPGDRPSATILLDDLTPATFGALVAFHEHRTFANAVLMGINPFDQFGVELGKAIAKQIEKGGTTFDPSTEALLQAAGIA; the protein is encoded by the coding sequence ATGACTGACGCGATCTGGGACGCTCTCAAGGGGCTTGCAAAACCGAGCCTGACCGAGCTCTTCGATGGCGATTCGCAGCGCCTCGACAAGCTTTCGACCCGCTTCGAGCTGGGCGAGGAAGAGACGCTGGGCGAGATCCGATTCGACTGGTCGAAGACCCACCTCGACGACGCGCACATCGCCGCGTTCGAGGAACTGGCGGGCGCCATGGACTTTGCCGGGCGGCGCGCGGCGCTGTTCGCGGGCGAGATCGTCAACCCGACCGAAGGCCGCGCGGCCGAGCACACCGCCCAGCGCGGGGTGGGCAAGGAGGAGAGCGTCCAGCTGGCGCTCGACTACCACCACAAGACCGCCGCCATCGTCGAGGCCATCCTGCGCGGCGCGATGGGCGAGGTGAAGCACCTCATCCACGTGGGTATCGGCGGTTCGGCGCTGGGCCCGGCGCTCGCGGTCGACGCGCTGGCCGAAGAGGGCTCGCTGGTTGACGTCCATGTCGTCTCCAACATCGACGGGGTTGCGCTGGAGCGCGCGCTGCGGGCCTGCGATCCGCAAACCACGATGCTGGCCATCGCGTCCAAGACCTTCACCACCATCGAGACCATGACCAACGCCGAGAGCGTGATGAACTGGTTCCGCGAGAACGATGTCGAGGACCCTTATGGCCGCGTTGTCGCGCTGACGGCGTCGCCGGATAAGGCGGTGGAATGGGGCGTCGATGAAACCCGCATCCTGCCCTTCTCGGAAAGCGTGGGCGGGCGTTATTCGCTGTGGTCCTCGATCGGCTTCCCGGTCGCGATGGCACTGGGCTGGCCGGACTTTGCCGAGTTCCTCGCGGGCGCGGCTGCCATGGACGAGCATTTCCGCGACACCGACGGGGCGGACAACCTGCCGCTGCGCGCGGCCTTTGCCGACCAGTACTATACGCGCCTGCGCGGCTGCCAGACCCGGGCGGTCTTCGCCTACGACCAGCGCCTGGCGCTGCTGCCCGACTATCTCCAGCAGCTCGAGATGGAATCGAACGGCAAGAGCGTGAAGGCGGACGGCACCCCCGTCGAAGGGCCGACCGCGCCGATCACCTGGGGCGGCGTGGGGACCGATGCGCAGCACGCGGTGTTCCAGCTTCTCCACCAGGGCACGAACCTCGTGCCCGTGGACTTCATCGCCTGCATTGCACCGGGCGATGACCTGGCCGAGGACCACCACCGCATCCTGCTCTCCAACTGCTTTGCGCAGGGCGCCGCGCTCATGGCGGGCAAGGCGAGCGACGACGCGGCGCGCGCCTATCCGGGCGACCGTCCTTCGGCGACGATCCTTCTCGACGATCTGACGCCCGCCACCTTCGGCGCGCTGGTGGCCTTCCATGAACACCGCACGTTCGCGAACGCGGTGCTCATGGGGATCAACCCGTTCGACCAGTTCGGCGTCGAGCTGGGCAAGGCGATTGCCAAGCAGATCGAGAAGGGGGGCACTACCTTTGATCCCTCGACCGAAGCGCTGCTCCAGGCCGCCGGGATCGCGTGA
- the gor gene encoding glutathione-disulfide reductase: MSEYDYDLFTIGAGSGGVRASRVSAAHGARVAVAEEFRVGGTCVIRGCVPKKMLVYGAHFAEDLEDAKHFGWEIGEARFDWVKLRDNVLNDIDRLNGLYKQTLENNGVEIFHERATITGPHEITLSSGEVKTAKVILIATGARPFVPGFEGHEHGITSNEAFHLDAIPQRVLIAGGGYIANEFAGIFNEFGAKVTIMNRSDQILRGYDEAMRDRLLQISLAKGINFRFQAEFEKIEKNADGSLKVFMTNHDPMDVDCVLYATGRVPNVEGLGLGEVGVATNDRGAIAVDEYNRTSVESIYAVGDVTDRIQLTPVAIREGQAFADTVFAGKPTTVDYGCVPSAVFSHPPIASVGMTESEATKAFGSCTVYTSDFRPMKNALAHRNERALYKMICEPETGKVLGLHMIGPDSPEIIQVAAVAVKAGLTKADFDATVAVHPTMSEELVLLK, from the coding sequence ATGTCCGAATACGATTACGACCTTTTTACCATTGGTGCCGGTTCGGGGGGCGTGCGCGCCAGCCGCGTCTCGGCAGCCCATGGCGCGCGCGTGGCGGTGGCCGAGGAGTTCCGCGTGGGCGGCACCTGCGTGATCCGCGGCTGCGTGCCCAAGAAGATGCTCGTCTACGGCGCCCACTTCGCCGAGGATCTGGAGGACGCCAAGCACTTCGGCTGGGAGATCGGTGAAGCCAGGTTCGATTGGGTCAAGCTGCGCGACAATGTCCTCAACGACATCGACCGCCTGAACGGCCTCTACAAGCAGACGCTGGAGAACAACGGCGTCGAGATCTTCCATGAGCGCGCGACGATCACCGGCCCGCACGAAATCACGCTCTCGAGCGGCGAGGTGAAGACCGCCAAGGTCATCCTCATTGCCACTGGCGCGCGTCCCTTCGTGCCTGGCTTCGAAGGGCACGAACACGGCATCACCTCGAACGAGGCGTTCCATCTCGACGCCATTCCCCAGCGCGTCCTGATCGCGGGCGGCGGCTATATCGCCAACGAGTTCGCCGGGATTTTCAACGAGTTCGGCGCGAAGGTCACCATCATGAACCGCTCGGACCAGATCCTGCGCGGCTATGACGAGGCCATGCGCGACCGTCTGCTGCAGATCTCGCTGGCCAAGGGTATCAACTTCCGCTTCCAGGCCGAGTTCGAGAAGATCGAGAAGAACGCGGACGGCTCGCTCAAGGTCTTCATGACCAACCATGATCCGATGGACGTCGACTGCGTGCTCTACGCCACGGGCCGCGTGCCCAATGTCGAAGGGCTCGGCCTTGGCGAGGTGGGTGTTGCGACCAACGATCGCGGCGCCATCGCGGTGGACGAGTACAACCGCACCAGCGTCGAGAGCATCTACGCGGTGGGCGATGTCACCGACCGCATCCAGCTCACCCCGGTCGCGATCCGCGAGGGCCAGGCTTTTGCCGACACGGTCTTTGCCGGCAAGCCGACCACGGTCGATTACGGCTGCGTCCCCTCGGCCGTGTTCAGTCACCCCCCGATTGCCTCTGTCGGCATGACCGAGAGCGAGGCGACCAAGGCGTTCGGATCGTGCACGGTCTACACCAGCGATTTCAGGCCGATGAAGAACGCGCTCGCGCATCGTAACGAGCGCGCGCTCTACAAGATGATCTGCGAGCCCGAGACCGGCAAGGTGCTGGGCCTGCACATGATCGGTCCGGATTCGCCCGAGATCATCCAGGTCGCCGCCGTGGCGGTGAAGGCGGGGCTCACCAAGGCGGACTTCGATGCGACCGTCGCGGTCCATCCCACCATGTCGGAGGAACTGGTCCTCCTGAAGTAG
- a CDS encoding acyl-CoA carboxylase subunit beta encodes MSANIAELEKRRAGAKMGGGQRRIDAQHAKGKLTARERLEVLLDEDSFEEMDLYVEHDCIDFGMEEQKIPGDGVVTGSGTINGRLVYVFSQDFTVFGGSLSARHAQKICKVMDAALKVGAPVIGLNDSGGARIQEGVASLGGYADVFQKNVLASGVVPQLSLIMGPCAGGAVYSPAMTDFIFMVKDSSYMFVTGPDVVKTVTNEVVTQEELGGAITHSSKTSVSDLALENDIEALLAAREFIDFLPASNRDEVPERPNADPWDRLEPSLDTIIPPSANQPYDMHEVIRKTLDEGEFFEIQPLHAGNILCGFGRVEGKTVGIVANQPMVLAGVLDINASKKAARFVRFCDAFNIPIITFVDVPGFLPGTDQEHNGIIKHGAKLLFAYGEATVPKITVITRKAYGGAYDVMASKHLRGDLNYAWPTAEIAVMGAKGAVEIIFRGLDADGIAAKTKEYEDRFANPFVAASRGYIDEVIYPQSTRKRIALGLRKLRNKNLENPWKKHDNIPL; translated from the coding sequence ATGTCAGCCAATATTGCCGAACTGGAGAAGCGTCGTGCCGGTGCCAAGATGGGCGGAGGCCAGCGCCGCATCGATGCACAGCATGCCAAGGGCAAGCTGACCGCACGCGAACGCCTGGAAGTTCTCCTCGATGAGGACAGCTTCGAGGAGATGGATCTCTATGTCGAGCACGATTGCATCGATTTCGGCATGGAAGAGCAGAAGATCCCCGGCGATGGCGTGGTGACCGGCTCGGGCACGATCAACGGGCGCCTTGTCTACGTCTTCAGCCAGGACTTCACGGTGTTCGGCGGTTCGCTTTCGGCGCGCCACGCGCAGAAGATCTGCAAGGTGATGGACGCGGCGCTGAAGGTCGGCGCGCCGGTGATCGGCCTCAACGATTCGGGCGGTGCGCGCATCCAGGAAGGCGTGGCTTCGCTGGGCGGCTATGCCGACGTGTTCCAGAAGAACGTTCTGGCCTCGGGCGTGGTGCCGCAGCTCTCGCTGATCATGGGGCCGTGCGCGGGCGGCGCGGTCTATTCGCCCGCGATGACCGACTTCATCTTCATGGTGAAGGACAGCTCCTACATGTTCGTGACCGGCCCGGACGTGGTCAAGACGGTCACCAACGAGGTTGTCACGCAGGAAGAGCTGGGCGGCGCGATCACCCATTCGTCCAAGACCTCGGTCTCGGACCTTGCGCTGGAAAACGACATCGAGGCGCTGCTGGCCGCGCGCGAATTCATCGACTTCCTGCCCGCCTCGAATCGCGATGAAGTGCCCGAGCGCCCCAACGCGGACCCCTGGGACCGCCTTGAGCCGAGCCTCGACACGATCATTCCGCCCTCGGCCAACCAGCCCTATGACATGCACGAAGTCATCCGCAAGACGCTGGACGAGGGCGAGTTCTTCGAGATCCAGCCGCTTCACGCGGGCAACATCCTGTGCGGCTTCGGCCGGGTCGAGGGCAAGACCGTGGGCATCGTCGCCAACCAGCCGATGGTGCTGGCGGGCGTGCTCGACATCAACGCGTCCAAGAAGGCCGCACGCTTCGTGCGTTTCTGCGATGCCTTCAACATCCCGATCATCACCTTCGTCGACGTGCCGGGCTTCCTTCCGGGCACCGACCAGGAGCACAACGGCATCATCAAGCACGGCGCCAAGCTGCTCTTCGCCTATGGCGAGGCGACCGTGCCCAAGATCACCGTGATCACCCGCAAGGCCTATGGCGGCGCCTATGACGTCATGGCCTCCAAGCACCTGCGCGGCGATCTCAACTACGCCTGGCCGACCGCCGAAATCGCGGTGATGGGCGCCAAGGGTGCGGTGGAGATCATCTTCCGCGGTCTCGACGCCGATGGCATTGCGGCCAAGACCAAGGAATACGAGGACCGCTTCGCCAACCCCTTCGTGGCGGCGAGCCGGGGCTACATCGACGAGGTCATCTACCCGCAGTCGACCCGCAAGCGCATCGCGCTGGGCCTTCGCAAGCTGCGCAACAAGAACCTCGAGAACCCCTGGAAGAAGCACGACAACATTCCGCTCTGA
- the rnc gene encoding ribonuclease III has protein sequence MLTDDTRRFLEETVGQPIADEAIWIAALTHGSTGEKRNYERLEFLGDRVLGLSIAEWLYEHSAEAEGRLSQRLNALVSRATCAVIARGLGLGPHMRLGKQARDDGGEDSENILGDVMEALIGACFLVHGFEAAQAMVRRLWAKTLEGKTGQRKHPKSALQEWAAGNRRRMPEYKLLDRSGPDHASQFTVEVAIHNVGRAQATANSKQDAETRAAEEFMRKFA, from the coding sequence GTGCTCACTGACGATACCCGCCGCTTTCTCGAAGAGACGGTCGGCCAGCCCATCGCGGACGAGGCGATCTGGATTGCCGCCCTCACCCACGGCAGCACCGGCGAGAAGCGCAACTACGAACGCCTGGAGTTCCTGGGCGACCGGGTCCTGGGCCTCTCCATTGCCGAGTGGCTCTACGAACACAGCGCCGAGGCCGAAGGCCGCCTGTCGCAGCGCCTCAACGCACTCGTCAGCCGCGCAACCTGCGCCGTCATAGCGCGTGGCCTGGGCCTGGGCCCGCACATGCGCCTTGGCAAGCAGGCACGCGACGACGGCGGCGAGGACAGCGAGAACATCCTGGGCGATGTGATGGAGGCGCTCATCGGCGCCTGCTTCCTCGTCCACGGTTTCGAAGCGGCACAGGCCATGGTGCGGCGCCTCTGGGCCAAGACGCTGGAGGGCAAGACCGGCCAGCGCAAGCACCCCAAGTCGGCGCTTCAGGAATGGGCCGCGGGCAACCGCCGCCGCATGCCCGAGTACAAGCTGCTCGACCGCTCCGGCCCCGATCACGCCTCGCAATTCACCGTCGAGGTTGCTATTCACAATGTGGGCCGCGCGCAGGCCACGGCCAATTCCAAGCAGGATGCCGAAACCCGCGCGGCCGAGGAATTCATGAGGAAGTTTGCATGA
- the era gene encoding GTPase Era, with amino-acid sequence MTSPENSAEKCGLVAVIGAPNAGKSTLVNALVGQKVAITSAKAQTTRARLMGIALEGKVQIILADTPGIFAPKRRLDRAMVAAAWEGAEEADAILLVVDPIKQRRHELEPLLETLKERSERKILVLNKVDACAKEPLLKLAQELGAAVTFDEVYFVSALTGDGVPELKAHLAGLMPEGPWHYPEEQVSDASERLLACEVTREQLYRQLHEELPYDSAVRAESYTQRKDGSVEIRQQIVVTRDNQRAIVLGKRGAKIKAIGEAARKELAEILGQKVHLFLHVKVEENWAETKDIYEEIGLDWVR; translated from the coding sequence ATGACGTCGCCCGAAAACAGCGCGGAGAAGTGCGGCCTTGTCGCCGTCATCGGCGCGCCCAACGCGGGCAAGTCCACGCTGGTCAACGCCCTTGTCGGCCAGAAGGTCGCCATCACCTCGGCCAAGGCGCAGACCACCCGCGCGCGCCTCATGGGCATTGCCCTGGAAGGCAAGGTCCAGATCATCCTGGCCGACACGCCCGGCATCTTCGCGCCCAAGCGCCGGCTCGACCGCGCGATGGTGGCCGCGGCCTGGGAAGGCGCGGAAGAAGCCGACGCGATCCTGCTCGTGGTCGACCCGATCAAGCAGCGTCGCCACGAACTGGAGCCCCTGCTCGAGACGCTGAAGGAGCGTTCGGAGCGCAAGATCCTCGTCCTCAACAAGGTCGATGCCTGCGCCAAGGAACCGCTGCTCAAGCTCGCCCAGGAACTGGGAGCTGCGGTCACTTTCGATGAAGTCTACTTCGTCTCCGCCCTCACCGGGGACGGCGTGCCGGAACTGAAGGCGCACCTTGCGGGGCTCATGCCCGAAGGCCCTTGGCACTACCCCGAGGAACAGGTCTCGGACGCCAGCGAGCGCCTGCTCGCCTGTGAGGTCACACGCGAACAGCTCTACCGCCAGCTCCACGAGGAACTGCCCTACGACAGCGCGGTGCGGGCTGAAAGCTACACCCAGCGCAAGGACGGCTCGGTCGAGATCCGCCAGCAGATCGTCGTCACGCGCGACAACCAGCGCGCCATCGTGCTGGGCAAGCGCGGTGCCAAGATCAAGGCCATCGGCGAAGCCGCCCGCAAGGAACTCGCCGAGATCCTGGGGCAGAAGGTCCACCTCTTCCTCCATGTGAAGGTCGAGGAAAACTGGGCCGAAACGAAAGATATCTACGAAGAAATCGGGCTCGACTGGGTCCGCTAA